The proteins below are encoded in one region of Levilactobacillus namurensis:
- a CDS encoding amino acid permease, which produces MKDIFKKESVSTYLKADSRLTKTLRARDLVALGIGAVIGTGIFILPGHEAALHAGPAVAIAFLLAALVSGIVGMAYAEFSSAMPVAGSAYSFGSVIYGEVVGWILGWALILEYFLAVSAEATGFAAYFNNNILAAMGINLPKALQAGPMEGGVINLSATLIVLVIALIIAQGANLSKKVENFAVVVKVAIIILFIVVGAFYIKTENYVPFYPKQFRTTPFGLGGISTAAATVFFAFIGFDALAANSAETIEPEKNVVRGILGTVLVSVILYVAFSFVLTGIVNYKQLNVDDPAAYALQLIHLNTWNKLITIGALIGIFTAMITMFFGGSRLVYALGRDGLLPAKMGKINYKHVVPLNAIIVATIVQAFFAGLVPLTQLASLINAGTLLAFAFISFGVIPLRRRHDLPNKGFKMPWYPFLPILAGLSSLYFIVMLPNITKVSVGLWLLLGLVIYFVYGLKHSKLQQSA; this is translated from the coding sequence ATGAAAGATATCTTTAAAAAGGAGTCAGTTAGCACCTATTTAAAAGCTGATTCACGGTTAACCAAAACCTTACGGGCCCGGGATTTGGTGGCGTTAGGAATCGGTGCGGTCATCGGGACCGGGATTTTCATCCTGCCCGGACATGAAGCTGCGTTGCACGCGGGTCCCGCGGTGGCCATCGCGTTTCTGTTAGCGGCCTTGGTGTCTGGAATCGTGGGTATGGCCTACGCGGAGTTCTCATCAGCGATGCCGGTAGCGGGGTCGGCCTATTCATTTGGGTCGGTCATCTACGGTGAAGTGGTAGGCTGGATTCTGGGCTGGGCCTTGATTCTCGAGTACTTCCTAGCGGTTTCGGCGGAAGCAACCGGATTTGCGGCGTACTTTAATAACAACATCCTGGCAGCCATGGGGATTAACCTCCCCAAGGCCCTGCAAGCGGGGCCCATGGAGGGCGGGGTAATCAACCTGTCCGCTACGTTAATTGTGTTAGTCATTGCGTTGATTATCGCGCAAGGGGCGAATTTGTCGAAGAAGGTCGAGAACTTCGCGGTCGTGGTGAAAGTAGCCATTATTATTTTATTTATTGTGGTTGGGGCGTTTTATATTAAGACCGAAAACTACGTGCCGTTTTACCCTAAGCAGTTCCGGACCACACCGTTTGGTTTAGGGGGCATTTCGACCGCTGCGGCGACCGTATTCTTTGCCTTTATTGGGTTTGATGCCCTCGCAGCCAATTCCGCAGAAACCATCGAGCCCGAAAAAAACGTGGTTCGGGGAATTTTGGGCACGGTCTTGGTTTCGGTGATCCTGTACGTCGCGTTCTCGTTTGTTTTGACCGGAATCGTTAACTATAAGCAATTGAACGTGGACGATCCCGCGGCTTACGCGCTACAGCTGATTCACTTGAACACCTGGAATAAGCTGATCACTATCGGGGCTTTGATTGGGATTTTTACGGCTATGATTACCATGTTCTTCGGGGGATCACGCTTGGTTTACGCTTTAGGGCGAGATGGATTGTTACCCGCTAAGATGGGGAAAATCAATTATAAGCATGTGGTTCCGTTAAACGCCATCATCGTTGCGACCATTGTGCAAGCCTTCTTTGCGGGATTGGTCCCCTTGACCCAGTTGGCTTCCCTGATCAACGCCGGAACTTTACTGGCCTTTGCCTTTATTTCCTTTGGCGTTATTCCGTTACGGCGACGGCATGATTTGCCGAATAAGGGCTTTAAAATGCCGTGGTATCCCTTCTTGCCTATTTTGGCTGGTCTCTCCAGTCTATACTTTATTGTGATGTTGCCGAACATCACGAAGGTCTCAGTGGGGCTGTGGTTGCTGTTAGGTCTCGTGATTTATTTTGTTTATGGCTTGAAACACTCCAAGCTGCAACAGAGTGCTTAA
- the yeiL gene encoding transcriptional regulator YeiL → MRQLKNTTLIQQLATTSQFNHQFSSNLTPKADLVLISAGDQVVTQGKTADTLWYLAQGRTKLTTTLANGKTALIDFFTTPCFIGEMEFIDHQPTYTFTVTALSDCWCFRLPVVPYRQRLLQDSHFLQQLCQYFVHKNYRNIQTATRNQSFPLVQRLAAFILLTAHNDQYTEKNTQVAEYLGVSYRHLLYVFSQLVKAGSLTRTHPGYHIINRQYLRSLAYDVQHS, encoded by the coding sequence ATGCGCCAATTAAAAAACACCACATTAATTCAACAACTAGCAACCACTAGCCAATTCAATCATCAATTCTCCTCGAATCTAACGCCTAAAGCGGACCTAGTCTTGATTTCTGCAGGGGACCAAGTCGTGACACAAGGCAAAACAGCCGATACTTTATGGTACTTAGCCCAAGGGCGTACTAAACTAACAACCACCCTAGCCAATGGCAAAACTGCGCTAATTGATTTCTTTACAACACCTTGCTTCATTGGCGAAATGGAATTTATTGATCATCAACCTACCTACACCTTTACAGTCACTGCTCTGAGCGACTGCTGGTGCTTTCGATTACCTGTGGTGCCCTATCGCCAAAGACTCCTTCAAGACTCGCACTTTCTCCAACAACTTTGCCAATACTTTGTCCATAAAAATTATCGAAATATCCAAACAGCTACCCGCAATCAAAGCTTTCCTCTAGTTCAACGACTAGCGGCTTTTATCTTGTTGACAGCGCATAATGACCAATATACCGAAAAAAACACCCAGGTGGCTGAATACCTAGGCGTTTCTTATCGGCATTTACTCTATGTTTTTTCTCAGTTAGTTAAGGCCGGCAGCTTGACTCGAACGCATCCTGGATACCACATCATTAATCGCCAATACCTTCGATCTCTTGCTTACGATGTCCAACATTCCTAA
- the rihB gene encoding ribosylpyrimidine nucleosidase, producing MTPRKIILDCDPGHDDAIALLMAAAHPAIELLGVTIVAGNQTLEKTVRNGLNVAQLLGISTKFYAGMPQPLVRQQVVAGNVHGETGLDGPTFGPLQRQVESKNAVQFIIETLMASDGDITLVPTGPLTNIAVAMRLEPRIIPKVKEIVLMGGAYGTGNFTPSAEFNIFADPEAAYDVFNSGAPITMMGLDLTNQTICTADIIKRMAAVGNAAGTLFSDLMSFTLKTQFEAFGLKAGPVHDATTIGYLINPKMFQVEPMYVTVDINRGPSYGRTVCDEHHVLEHQPNANVGISIDTNRFWDLVEFCLRKY from the coding sequence ATGACACCACGAAAGATTATTTTAGACTGTGATCCTGGACATGATGATGCGATTGCTTTATTGATGGCGGCGGCTCATCCAGCAATTGAGCTATTAGGTGTGACGATTGTGGCGGGAAATCAGACGTTAGAAAAAACAGTTCGTAATGGGTTGAATGTTGCACAGTTACTGGGGATTTCAACTAAATTTTATGCAGGAATGCCTCAGCCATTGGTTCGACAACAGGTGGTAGCTGGAAACGTTCATGGTGAGACGGGGTTAGACGGTCCAACTTTTGGTCCGTTGCAGCGACAGGTGGAGTCCAAAAATGCAGTTCAGTTTATTATTGAGACTTTAATGGCAAGTGATGGTGACATTACATTAGTGCCTACAGGGCCGTTAACGAATATTGCTGTAGCGATGCGATTAGAACCCCGCATTATTCCTAAAGTTAAAGAAATTGTGTTGATGGGTGGTGCTTATGGTACGGGAAACTTTACCCCGTCTGCAGAATTTAATATCTTTGCTGATCCTGAAGCGGCGTATGATGTTTTTAACTCGGGTGCCCCAATAACCATGATGGGACTCGATTTAACGAATCAAACAATCTGTACAGCAGACATTATTAAACGGATGGCTGCTGTCGGGAACGCTGCAGGAACCCTATTCAGTGATTTGATGAGTTTTACGTTAAAAACTCAGTTTGAGGCCTTTGGCTTAAAGGCTGGTCCGGTGCATGATGCAACTACGATTGGTTACCTTATTAATCCAAAAATGTTTCAAGTTGAGCCCATGTACGTTACAGTTGATATTAATCGAGGGCCATCGTATGGACGAACGGTGTGTGATGAACATCATGTGCTGGAACATCAGCCGAATGCAAATGTTGGTATTTCCATTGATACGAATCGGTTTTGGGATTTAGTTGAATTCTGTCTACGAAAGTATTGA